A genomic region of Glycine max cultivar Williams 82 chromosome 15, Glycine_max_v4.0, whole genome shotgun sequence contains the following coding sequences:
- the LOC100797325 gene encoding nuclear pore complex protein NUP50A, with protein MGDAENALPPSKKRAAGRELTRDTPIDDEEDAPELETGTFKRASQEVMGTRRIVKVRRQPTNSAPSANPFAGIRLVAPTESSANPAETTTEVKSAGENTVADESKSNDTAKDSEKAGDGEAKQPESKTNEAEDKLTESKDAAEESNADKEHTAEKESTDDESKVDKEQNKDVTESGNEDKKDATHNESASKLDKEKTGDGKDSENDDKNENTNNVDKKDSKAESAEPSAEGGHLKSFQLLSSSQNAFTGLAGTGFSNSSFSFGSISNEGSGSIFGLKSDKPYGLGLSNNGSSLLGASGASAVSKNEGSGLAMQEVVVETGEENEEVVFNADSVLFEFADGSWKERGKGELKVNVSSETKKARLLMRSKGNFRLILNARLYPDMKLTNMDKKGVTFACINSASEGKGGLSTFALKFKDGSIVEEFKATVMEHKGETSTVLKTPENSPKASDD; from the coding sequence ATGGGGGATGCTGAGAATGCCCTTCCACCTTCAAAGAAAAGGGCTGCTGGAAGGGAGCTCACTCGAGATACTCCCATTGATGATGAGGAAGATGCCCCTGAGCTTGAGACTGGCACTTTCAAGAGGGCCAGCCAAGAGGTTATGGGCACCAGAAGGATAGTCAAAGTTCGTCGCCAACCAACTAATTCTGCTCCTTCTGCAAATCCTTTTGCTGGAATACGCCTGGTTGCTCCCACTGAATCCAGTGCTAATCCTGCTGAGACTACTACTGAGGTAAAATCAGCTGGGGAAAACACCGTTGCAGATGAATCAAAAAGTAATGATACAGCTAAGGATTCTGAGAAAGCAGGAGATGGGGAAGCTAAGCAGCCTGAGAGCAAAACTAATGAGGCAGAGGATAAACTTACTGAAAGTAAGGATGCTGCTGAAGAAAGCAATGCAGACAAGGAGCATACTGCAGAAAAGGAAAGTACTGATGATGAATCGAAGGTAGATAAGGAACAAAATAAGGATGTCACTGAAAGTGGAAATGAGGATAAGAAGGATGCTACACACAACGAAAGTGCCAGCAAGTTAGATAAAGAGAAAACTGGGGATGGCAAGGATTCTGAAAACGATGATAAGAACGAGAACACTAACAATGTGGATAAGAAGGACAGCAAAGCTGAAAGTGCAGAGCCAAGTGCTGAAGGTGGCCATTTGAAGTCATTTCAACTGCTCTCAAGTAGCCAAAATGCCTTTACCGGTCTTGCTGGTACTGGATTTTCTAATTCCTCATTTTCCTTCGGTTCCATTTCAAATGAAGGGTCTGGTTCTATTTTTGGACTGAAAAGTGATAAGCCCTATGGTCTTGGTTTATCTAACAATGGAAGTTCTCTTTTGGGGGCATCTGGGGCCTCTGCTGTTTCTAAGAATGAGGGAAGTGGTTTGGCAATGCAGGAGGTTGTTGTTGAAACCGGGGAAGAAAATGAGGAAGTGGTTTTTAATGCAGACTCAGTGTTGTTTGAGTTTGCTGATGGAAGTTGGAAGGAACGTGGAAAGGGAGAACTGAAGGTTAATGTTTCCAGTGAAACCAAAAAAGCCAGACTTCTAATGAGGTCTAAGGGAAATTTTAGATTGATTTTGAATGCACGTCTCTACCCTGATATGAAGCTCACAAATATGGACAAGAAGGGTGTTACTTTTGCCTGCATCAATAGTGCCAGCGAAGGGAAAGGTGGTCTTTCAACATTTGCCTTGAAGTTCAAGGACGGCTCCATAGTGGAGGAGTTTAAAGCCACTGTCATGGAACACAAAGGTGAGACATCCACAGTTCTCAAGACCCCTGAAAATTCTCCAAAGGCTTCTGATGATTGA